The following proteins come from a genomic window of Pirellula staleyi DSM 6068:
- a CDS encoding metallophosphoesterase family protein, with product MKRAIVSDIHGNIDALQAVLADIQSQECDSIYCLGDIVGYGPNPRECVDEVMKFQLAILGNHDQGALYDPEGFSSGAERAIFWTRQQLEMDCGQPDQTQKRWNFLSELPRTHREGPFTFVHGSVRNPLNEYVFPEDVYNTRKLERIFALVERYCFQGHTHVPGVFTEDGRFFRPDDCQMKFPLQNQKLMCNVGSVGQPRDGNPNSCYVILTDTHIEFRRVAYPIEKTMAKIHAVAELDPFLAERLKEGK from the coding sequence GTGAAACGAGCGATAGTTAGCGATATCCACGGCAACATCGACGCGCTGCAAGCCGTCCTGGCCGACATCCAGAGTCAAGAGTGCGACAGCATCTACTGCCTCGGCGATATCGTGGGCTATGGTCCTAATCCGCGCGAATGCGTCGATGAGGTGATGAAATTCCAGCTCGCCATCCTCGGAAATCACGACCAGGGAGCGCTCTACGATCCTGAAGGGTTCAGCAGCGGCGCGGAACGGGCTATTTTCTGGACCCGGCAGCAACTCGAAATGGATTGCGGCCAGCCCGACCAAACGCAGAAGCGCTGGAATTTTCTGAGCGAACTCCCCCGCACGCATCGTGAGGGACCATTCACGTTCGTGCACGGCAGTGTTCGCAACCCGCTCAACGAGTACGTCTTCCCCGAGGATGTCTACAACACGCGAAAACTCGAGCGCATCTTTGCCCTCGTCGAGCGCTACTGCTTTCAAGGGCACACGCACGTTCCAGGTGTTTTCACCGAGGATGGACGTTTTTTCCGCCCCGACGATTGCCAAATGAAGTTTCCGCTGCAGAACCAAAAACTGATGTGCAACGTGGGGAGCGTCGGACAGCCGCGGGATGGCAACCCGAACAGCTGCTACGTCATCCTCACCGACACGCACATCGAGTTCCGGCGGGTGGCCTACCCCATCGAGAAAACAATGGCGAAGATTCACGCCGTAGCCGAACTCGACCCCTTCTTGGCCGAGCGACTCAAAGAGGGGAAATAG
- a CDS encoding DUF1559 domain-containing protein: MHSPQASLERVSRRGFTLVELLVVIAIIGVLVALLLPAVQAAREAARRMQCGNNLKQLGLAIHNYHDTTNRLPPGALWYETRGSILVHILPYIEQQTLYDKIDFKIAVDNQVVNGQVLGTYKIKGYNCPSDTDYIYSNSTATNLVGASYAASAGAPGITNNGGCSCSAAVSWNSYALAAINMSSGPFHRRSGIAPAENFAGVTDGLSNTIFFGETRAKCSDHARNGWAYSNNGQGLMTTVIPINTKSCDDNATDGCKRPCNWNNEFGFKSSHPGVCGFLMGDGSVHFVSATIDHWTYQYLGTVNDGKVATLP, encoded by the coding sequence ATGCATTCCCCACAAGCATCACTTGAACGCGTTTCACGGCGCGGCTTTACGCTCGTCGAACTTTTGGTCGTCATTGCCATCATCGGCGTCCTCGTAGCACTTCTGCTACCAGCCGTCCAAGCTGCCCGCGAGGCCGCCCGCCGTATGCAGTGCGGCAATAATCTCAAGCAACTCGGCCTGGCAATCCACAACTATCACGATACCACCAACCGACTTCCTCCTGGCGCTTTGTGGTACGAAACACGCGGCTCGATCCTCGTGCATATCTTGCCTTACATTGAACAACAAACCTTATACGACAAAATCGATTTTAAAATCGCTGTCGATAATCAAGTGGTCAATGGACAGGTGCTCGGGACTTATAAGATCAAAGGTTATAACTGTCCCAGTGACACGGATTATATTTATAGCAACTCCACGGCCACTAACCTTGTCGGCGCGAGCTATGCAGCTAGTGCCGGAGCTCCCGGCATCACCAACAACGGCGGCTGTAGCTGTAGCGCCGCTGTGTCGTGGAACAGCTATGCCCTGGCCGCCATCAACATGTCGTCTGGTCCCTTTCATCGTCGCAGCGGTATTGCCCCAGCAGAAAACTTCGCTGGCGTGACCGATGGACTCTCGAATACCATTTTCTTCGGTGAAACACGGGCCAAATGCAGCGACCATGCCCGCAACGGATGGGCCTACTCCAACAACGGACAGGGGCTGATGACCACCGTAATTCCGATCAACACTAAAAGCTGCGACGATAACGCGACCGATGGCTGCAAGCGTCCGTGCAACTGGAACAACGAGTTTGGTTTTAAATCTTCGCACCCTGGTGTGTGTGGATTCTTAATGGGTGATGGCTCAGTTCACTTTGTCTCCGCAACGATTGATCACTGGACCTATCAATACCTGGGCACCGTGAATGATGGCAAGGTCGCCACACTCCCTTAA
- a CDS encoding Ig-like domain-containing protein, whose protein sequence is MTRMVRLFHSMTTRLLHGYFGLWLIGMMLVGCGGGVKAVPVTGVVTLNGQPVVGAGVNFSPADGQGVPSLASTDEQGRFVLMTSTDEVGAMPGRHRVTVYHAQFVNAPTADAQGNLGEAPPQGIQTIWLVPERYSKFDTSGLAVEVAPGMPEVQLQLTSP, encoded by the coding sequence ATGACTCGCATGGTTCGATTGTTCCACTCGATGACCACACGCTTGCTGCATGGATATTTTGGGCTCTGGCTCATCGGCATGATGCTCGTTGGCTGCGGCGGCGGAGTGAAGGCGGTCCCCGTAACCGGTGTTGTCACCCTGAACGGCCAACCGGTGGTGGGAGCTGGCGTGAACTTCAGTCCAGCCGACGGCCAAGGAGTGCCATCGCTGGCGTCGACCGACGAGCAAGGCCGATTTGTGCTGATGACCAGCACCGACGAGGTCGGGGCGATGCCGGGCAGGCACCGGGTGACTGTCTACCACGCCCAGTTCGTCAACGCCCCCACCGCCGACGCTCAAGGGAATCTAGGGGAGGCACCCCCGCAAGGAATCCAAACGATTTGGTTAGTTCCGGAAAGGTATTCGAAGTTCGATACCAGCGGGCTGGCGGTCGAAGTCGCTCCCGGAATGCCCGAAGTGCAGCTGCAGCTCACCAGCCCCTAA